Proteins encoded within one genomic window of Lampris incognitus isolate fLamInc1 chromosome 1, fLamInc1.hap2, whole genome shotgun sequence:
- the LOC130111923 gene encoding uncharacterized protein K02A2.6-like, translating into FTDHKPLLGLLHHSKPMPSVLSPRMLRWSVLLGAYDYELCYRPGKQLANADALSHLPLPAGMRETPPPMEVLLLEMAPEAPLNAKHIAALTRKDPVLSRVLRWVLHSWPMDTPDSRFKPFFTRRHELSAHKDCLLWGSHVVIPNLAREEVLAMLHDAHPGIVHMKGLGRSYAWWPGMDLAIEKTVKSCETCQRTRHAPPTAQLHPWEWTTKKWSWLHIDFAGPFQGKTFLIIVDSHSKWLEVAVVSSMSSSAAISTLRLLFATHGLPDVIVSDNGEAFTSEEFKEFARRNGIRAVTTAPYHPRSNGQAERMVQTTKEALSRIRRLTTAFDRLHPDYENEMHLKQEVSAEKLQGPNRCFRPQDTVYMRSYTGGPKWVPGVIADPTGPVS; encoded by the exons tttactgaccacaaacctcttttggGCCTGCTACACCACTCAAAGCCCATGCCATCTGTCCTGTCCCCACGCATGCTACGCTGGAGTGTTCTTCTTGGGGCCTACGATTACGAATTGTGCTACCGCCCTGGCAAACAGCTAGCAaatgctgatgccctcagtcacttaccactgcccgctggtatgcgtgagacccctccacccatggaggtgctcttactggaaatggcacctgaagccccactgaatgcaaaacacattgccgCCCTTACTCGGAAGGATCCTGTTCTGTCTCGGGTGCTGCGCTGGGTCCTGCATAGCTGGCCAATGGATACACCCGACAGCCGTTTCAAGCCGTTTTTCACCCGGCGCCATGAACTGTCCGCACACAAGGACTGCCTATTATGGGGGAGTCATGTAGTTATTCCTAACCTGGCGAGGGAGGAGGTactagccatgctgcatgatgcacacccaggcattgtgcatatgaagggcctggggaggagttatgcctggtggccaggtatggatttagcaatagaaaaaacagtaaaatcctgtgaaacctgtcagagaactcgtcatgcaccaccaacagcacagctgcacccttgggagtggacaactaagaaatggtcctggctacacattgactttgctggtccattccaggggaagacatttctcataattgtggactcacactctaagtggttagaggttgctgtggtgagttcaatgtcctcctctgcagcgatcagcacactgaggctcctctttgcaactcaTGGGTTAccagatgtcattgtttctgacaacggtgaagccttcacatcggaagaattcaaagagtttgccagacggaatggcatcagagcagtgactacggccccttaccatcctcgttcaaatggccaagcagaacgtatggtccagacaaccaaggaggccctgtctaggat ccggcgtcttaccacggcctttgatcgccttcatcctgactatgaaaatgagatgcacctcaagcaggaagtgagtgcagaaaagctgcaaggcccaaacagatgttttaggccacaggacactgtgtacatgaggagctacactgggggacccaaatgggtccctggtgtgatagccgatcctactggcccagtttca